A window of Enoplosus armatus isolate fEnoArm2 chromosome 3, fEnoArm2.hap1, whole genome shotgun sequence contains these coding sequences:
- the LOC139283171 gene encoding Krueppel-like factor 15: MVSLSSRTLSLENDLFGDSSSSSSSLFSLGLGDGARSEGGSSASCDSPEAGELGAMHSSSPGEEEDEEEEEEEDEDEGARLHIFLGAVGEEEPASQEPKLPEFPFHPSSPFSPTLEDIEEFLREKMELVKEGLLAPKEEASPLPCSDSPSSTTPPAAFSETCSDPGTGASLRTSSPNTPQKEQNSPSPADPSPLARVNSTPSTLTTPMLLGGPLVLQLQPLPLAQPQTPAGSPPGTQSGIWLTHLVMGLQGATGRNLTLLAPQVPSATTTTTTVLSLNSGDAKSADQKYVKIAPLPITMRTLEITGVTGVGGQGNGLLKAVAPRLTRVPPTERVHKCSHPGCGKMYTKSSHLKAHFRRHTGEKPYTCSWPECGWRFSRSDELSRHRRSHSGVKPYECSLCEKKFARSDHLSKHTKVHRSSRPSRIIRATV; the protein is encoded by the exons ATGGTGTCTCTCAGCAGCAGAACGCTGAGTCTGGAGAATGACCTGTTCggggacagcagcagcagcagcagcagcctgttcTCCCTCGGCCTGGGAGACGGAGCCCGCAGCGAGGGGGGCAGTTCAGCCTCCTGCGACAGCCCCGAGGCTGGGGAGCTGGGGGCCATGCACAGCTCCAGccctggagaggaggaagatgaggaggaggaggaggaggaagatgaagacgaGGGGGCGCGCCTGCATATTTTTCTCGGAGCAGTGGGAGAAGAGGAACCTGCGAGTCAGGAGCCTAAGCTGCCAGAATTCCCTTTCCATCCCTCTTCCCCGTTCTCCCCGACCCTGGAGGACATCGAGGAGTTCTTGAGGGAAAAGATGGAACTAGTCAAAGAGGGGCTACTGGCCCCGAAAGAGGAGGCCTCCCCTCTTCCGTGCAGTGACTCTCCATCCTCCACTACGCCCCCGGCTGCTTTCTCAGAGACTTGCAGCGACCCAGGGACTGGTGCCTCCCTTCGCACTTCAAGCCCAAACACCCCTCAGAAAGAGCAAAACAGCCCCAGTCCAGCTGACCCTTCCCCTTTGGCCCGAGTTAACTCCACACCATCCACCTTAACCACGCCAATGCTCCTGGGCGGCCCGCTggttctccagctccagcccctACCTCTGGCCCAGCCTCAGACCCCAGCAGGCTCTCCTCCTGGGACCCAAAGTGGCATTTGGCTCACTCATCTGGTCATGGGGCTCCAGGGTGCAACAGGACGAAATCTCACCCTGCTGGCCCCGCAGGTGCCctccgccaccaccaccaccaccaccgtgtTATCACTAAACAGTGGAGACGCCAAATCAGCTGACCAGAAGTACGTGAAGATTGCCCCTCTGCCCATAACCATGAGAACTCTAGAGATCACGGGTGTGACTGGGGTTGGGGGCCAGGGCAATGGTCTGTTGAAGGCTGTGGCCCCCCGGTTGACCAGAGTGCCGCCTACAGAGAGGGTCCATAAGTGCTCCCACCCGGGCTGTGGGAAGATGTACACCAAAAGCAGCCATCTGAAAGCTCACTTCCGCCGGCATACGGGAGAGAAACCCTACACATGCAGCTGGCCTGAGTGCGGTTGGAG GTTCTCCCGGTCCGACGAACTGTCCCGCCACCGCCGCTCTCACTCCGGCGTCAAGCCGTACGAGTGCTCGCTGTGCGAGAAGAAGTTCGCCCGCAGCGACCACTtatccaaacacacaaaggtcCACCGCAGCTCCAGGCCCAGCAGGATTATCAGAGCCACTGTGTGA